Proteins from a genomic interval of Arachis hypogaea cultivar Tifrunner chromosome 10, arahy.Tifrunner.gnm2.J5K5, whole genome shotgun sequence:
- the LOC112718387 gene encoding protein PARTING DANCERS-like isoform X1 yields the protein MDMHLSDSTTSAPSHATLSGTGGVCLMRNVCKGEQYPSVINFISTFLSANSFRLNFVPIAPDFIFNCGGLSVAFVFVTNWGCNNVSLIFSRVQKLRTQFARFYVIITLPAKQQIDSFIQSYLK from the exons ATGGATATGCACCTCAGTGATTCAACTACTTCAGCTCCATCGCATGCCACGTTATCCG GCACAGGGGGAGTCTGTTTGATGAGAAATGTATGTAAAGGGGAACAATATCCATCTGTTATCAACTTCATCTCCACTTTCCTCTCTGCAAATTCTTTTCGCCTTAACTTTGTCCCTATTGCTCCA GACTTCATTTTCAATTGTGGGGGTTTGTCTGTagcatttgtttttgtgactaaCTGGGGTTGCAACAACGTGTCTCTGATCTTCAGCAG AGTTCAGAAATTGAGAACACAATTTGCACGTTTTTATGTTATCATCACACTCCCAGCTAAACAGCAAATCGATTCATTTATTCAGTCATACTTGAAGTGA
- the LOC112718387 gene encoding protein PARTING DANCERS-like isoform X2 yields MDMHLSDSTTSAPSHATLSGTGGVCLMRNDFIFNCGGLSVAFVFVTNWGCNNVSLIFSRVQKLRTQFARFYVIITLPAKQQIDSFIQSYLK; encoded by the exons ATGGATATGCACCTCAGTGATTCAACTACTTCAGCTCCATCGCATGCCACGTTATCCG GCACAGGGGGAGTCTGTTTGATGAGAAAT GACTTCATTTTCAATTGTGGGGGTTTGTCTGTagcatttgtttttgtgactaaCTGGGGTTGCAACAACGTGTCTCTGATCTTCAGCAG AGTTCAGAAATTGAGAACACAATTTGCACGTTTTTATGTTATCATCACACTCCCAGCTAAACAGCAAATCGATTCATTTATTCAGTCATACTTGAAGTGA